A region of the Syntrophales bacterium genome:
TTTGAGCGGCCTTGGCAAGCCCCATTCCGGGCACGGACGTAAGATGATCAACAGAAAGGTTTTCTTTGTGTTCGCGTATCAGCTTTGCCACACTCTTTGACATGGCAACCACATCCAGGCCTTTAACTCCCCGGCCAAGAATAGCGGCTACAAGCTCTTCGTCGGTCAAGGCGAATGCGCCTTTCTCACGCAGTTTCTCGCGGGGGCGACTGTGTTCGGGCATGTCTTTGATGGTTTTCATAGTTCTTCTTTTTGACAGGATTTACTGGATTTCTTTTTATTTTGTGTCGTTTGCGCTTTTTTGCGGCTATTCATTATTCACCCCAGACTTCACCGATTTTGTCCTTTATCTTTTTCCCAAAAATCTCAATCAGCTTCTTGTTTGCCTCCACAAGCTCACGTTCGGCTTCGATTTCAGCAACGATTTTTTGCTGGGTTTTTAGGGGTGGAAGGGGAAATTTCAGGTGGAAAACATCCTTTTGATTAATACTTGGATAGGCTCCCTTTCCCATTTTATCTATCATTTGATCCAGTACAATATGTTCAAAAAGCATAAAATAGATATATTTGCCGATTACTTTATCTGGGGAAGGTGTTAGAACAGCAAAGCCAGTTGATGCAATGGCATTTTCAGGCACTTCTTCAAGATATCCAAAAGCCTGCAAATTTGGTCTAACTGTAGACAACAAAATGTCCCCTTTTTTGACCTTTCTCTTAGCTCTGCTGGGAGCATCTACACCTTTTAGTTTATTGCTGAATGACACCTTGCCTGATCCATTCTCAATAGAAGAAATATCGATATAGACAAATTCATTCTGTCCGTAAGACTTTACAGGGTCTTCAGATGTTTCATTAATGCCCGCTATCTTCCCCAATTCAACCATCGGCCAATCAGGGTTGATTTTGATTGTGGGCTTGTAGTTTTCGACGATCTGTTTCGCGCCGTCAGTGATTTTCTGATAAGCGTCCAGTTCCGCTACAATCTTCTCCTGAACTTCCATTGGTGGGAGGGGAAATTGTAATTCACCGATCTGTTTTAGTGATAAATTGAATTGAGCTACGCCCACTTTTAATGTAACTATTTCATTAATTGTGTGGTCAGATTTCAGCATCCAAAACAAAAACTTTGACGATAGTTTATCTCTAATTGGTCTTATTATTGATAAGGCTTGGTTGGTATTTGCTGGAAGGATATTATTGGTAACAACTGCTACTCTTCCCAATGCGCCAGCAATAGAGAAAAGGACATCACCTTCCTGTAATTTTGATCTTTCTAATTTATTATTGCAATCATCATTTATGAATGCAAATTTTTCTTCTAAAAAATGGCCATCCTCTCGTATGGCTTCAATTTTAACA
Encoded here:
- a CDS encoding restriction endonuclease subunit S gives rise to the protein MVEIKSVTEVITKGTTPTSVGYTFMNAGINFVKIEAIREDGHFLEEKFAFINDDCNNKLERSKLQEGDVLFSIAGALGRVAVVTNNILPANTNQALSIIRPIRDKLSSKFLFWMLKSDHTINEIVTLKVGVAQFNLSLKQIGELQFPLPPMEVQEKIVAELDAYQKITDGAKQIVENYKPTIKINPDWPMVELGKIAGINETSEDPVKSYGQNEFVYIDISSIENGSGKVSFSNKLKGVDAPSRAKRKVKKGDILLSTVRPNLQAFGYLEEVPENAIASTGFAVLTPSPDKVIGKYIYFMLFEHIVLDQMIDKMGKGAYPSINQKDVFHLKFPLPPLKTQQKIVAEIEAERELVEANKKLIEIFGKKIKDKIGEVWGE